A part of Cotesia glomerata isolate CgM1 linkage group LG4, MPM_Cglom_v2.3, whole genome shotgun sequence genomic DNA contains:
- the LOC123263973 gene encoding myosin heavy chain kinase C-like: MASKKVFDRCCNPFELESHFKKIGLRPATDIMKVTLGLDDNYLLCSSCRKKASELVKQQTNARNDPSADVSDREDNYSDNNDNNDQADNDSNTTATDLPLSLSFRSMSFDSEPKASQSSSGSQVSAATQLPVINHALELLNQSPIPSKKLNDNQF, from the exons ATGGCgtcaaaaaaagtatttgatCGGTGTTGTAATCCTTTTGAGTTGGAatctcattttaaaaaaattggtttacGTCCGGCGACTGATATTATGAAAGTAACGTTAGGAttagatgataattatttattgtgcAGTTCATGTCGAAAAAAAGCTTCAGAGTTAGTGAAGCAACAAACAAATGCTCGTAATGATCCTAGTGCTGATGTAAGTGACCGTGAAGACAACTATAGTGACAATAATGACAACAATGATCAGGCTGATAATGATAGTAATACAACTGCCACGGATCTCCCATTATCCTTATCATTcc gttcCATGTCATTTGATAGCGAACCCAAAGCATCACAATCAAGCTCAGGATCCCAAGTTAGCGCTGCAACTCAATTACCCGTAATAAACCATGCATTAGAATTGTTAAATCAATCACCGATTCCATCGAAGAAATTGAATGATAATCaattttga